In a single window of the Microbacterium sp. SL75 genome:
- a CDS encoding cytochrome c oxidase assembly protein encodes MLFVASSAYLLGVRRVRRRGQPWPVLRTVGFFALGLLPYAVIELGFLGVYSSELRWAFSTRVALLIFAIPAGIAAGRPLDLVPSRLRERFLASRLTRVFGNAMVATVVIAAVFCLFLTPLAGILRVNPVVEASLGIVVPLVGLAMVLPMMALGAVHTGTFIAIEFLLAFVELLIDSVPGLLLRLNDNVLDLVPDAARSVSWWPSLLHDQHLAGDMIWFIAEFADVPILVILMIRWMRSDRVEAKGFDDLSDEEYDEMTRAHLRGER; translated from the coding sequence GTGCTCTTCGTCGCATCCTCGGCCTATCTCCTCGGGGTTCGGCGCGTTCGCCGTCGCGGGCAGCCGTGGCCGGTGCTGCGCACGGTCGGTTTCTTCGCTCTCGGATTGCTGCCCTACGCGGTGATCGAGCTCGGGTTCCTCGGCGTCTACTCGTCGGAGCTGCGCTGGGCGTTCTCGACGCGCGTCGCCCTGCTCATCTTCGCGATCCCCGCAGGCATCGCCGCCGGGCGCCCGCTCGATCTCGTCCCGTCGCGCCTCCGGGAGCGCTTCCTCGCCTCGCGCCTGACGCGGGTCTTCGGCAACGCCATGGTCGCCACGGTCGTGATCGCCGCGGTGTTCTGCCTGTTCTTGACGCCGCTCGCCGGCATCCTGCGCGTGAATCCCGTCGTGGAGGCGTCGCTCGGGATCGTCGTGCCCCTCGTCGGGCTCGCGATGGTGCTGCCGATGATGGCTCTCGGCGCCGTCCACACGGGCACGTTCATCGCGATCGAATTCCTGCTCGCGTTCGTCGAGCTGCTCATCGACTCCGTCCCCGGGCTTCTCCTCCGGCTCAATGACAACGTGCTGGATCTGGTTCCGGATGCCGCGCGATCGGTGTCGTGGTGGCCGTCACTGCTGCACGACCAGCACCTCGCGGGCGACATGATCTGGTTCATCGCCGAGTTCGCCGACGTGCCGATCCTCGTCATCCTCATGATCCGGTGGATGCGCAGCGACCGTGTGGAAGCGAAGGGCTTCGACGACCTCTCCGACGAGGAATACGACGAGATGACCCGCGCGCATCTGCGCGGAGAGCGTTGA
- a CDS encoding O-methyltransferase — translation MPTPEDVDAFLTETLVGADPAGESVLAAQHDAGLPAIEVAPVNAKFLHLLTRIAGARRVLEIGTLGGYSTLWFARAVGAQGRVVTIEAEQANAEIAQRNLERTGVADRVEVLVGRGADVLPTLQGREPFDLVFIDADKESNELYLDWAARLGRSGTVVVLDNVVRGGDVADADTVDAKVRGARRGILMLGSDPRFDATALQTLDRKGWDGIALAIVVDPAETDSD, via the coding sequence GTGCCCACCCCCGAAGACGTCGACGCCTTCCTGACCGAGACCCTGGTCGGGGCGGACCCCGCGGGAGAGTCCGTTCTCGCGGCCCAGCACGACGCGGGATTGCCGGCGATCGAGGTCGCCCCCGTGAACGCGAAGTTCCTGCATCTGCTCACACGCATCGCCGGTGCACGCCGCGTGCTCGAGATCGGCACGCTGGGCGGATACTCCACGCTCTGGTTCGCGCGGGCCGTGGGGGCGCAGGGGCGGGTCGTGACGATCGAGGCCGAGCAGGCGAACGCCGAGATCGCGCAGCGCAACCTCGAACGAACCGGCGTCGCGGACCGGGTCGAGGTCCTCGTGGGTCGCGGTGCCGACGTTCTGCCGACGCTGCAGGGCCGGGAGCCCTTCGACCTCGTCTTCATCGACGCCGACAAGGAGTCGAACGAGCTGTACCTCGACTGGGCCGCACGTCTCGGGCGGTCGGGAACGGTCGTCGTGCTCGACAACGTCGTGCGCGGGGGCGACGTCGCCGACGCCGACACGGTCGATGCCAAGGTTCGGGGCGCTCGCCGCGGCATCCTCATGCTCGGTTCCGATCCCCGCTTCGACGCCACGGCGCTGCAGACCCTCGATCGCAAAGGGTGGGACGGGATCGCCCTCGCCATCGTGGTGGATCCGGCGGAGACCGACTCGGATTGA
- the eno gene encoding phosphopyruvate hydratase, giving the protein MALIEAVNAREILDSRGNPTVEVEVLLDDGIVQRAAVPSGASTGAFEAYELRDGDKSRYSGKGVLKAVAAVVDELGPAIEGVEASEQRIIDEILIETDGTENKSRTGANAILGVSLAVAKAAADSADLPLFRYLGGPNAHLLPVPLFNVINGGEHADNGIDFQEFFLAPIGAETYGESLRWGTEVYHVLKGELKSAGYNTGLGDEGGFAPDLPSNREGLDFLIRAIEKAGFTPGKDIAVGLDVAATEFYKDGVYTVEGKEWSVDTLVDYFADLVANFPIVTIEDALAEDDWDGWKKLTDAIGSKVQLVGDDLFVTNPKRLQQGIDLGVANSLLVKVNQIGTLSETLDAISLATRSGYTSMLSHRSGETEDTTIADLAVAVNAGQIKTGAPARSERVAKYNQLLRIEEDLGDAAVFAGRSAFPRFKG; this is encoded by the coding sequence GTGGCACTTATCGAGGCTGTCAACGCGCGCGAGATTCTGGATTCGCGCGGTAACCCGACCGTCGAGGTGGAGGTGCTCCTCGACGACGGAATCGTCCAGCGGGCCGCTGTCCCCTCCGGCGCGTCCACCGGAGCGTTCGAGGCCTACGAGCTGCGCGACGGCGACAAGAGCCGCTACAGCGGCAAGGGCGTCCTCAAGGCCGTCGCCGCGGTCGTCGATGAGCTCGGCCCCGCCATCGAGGGCGTCGAGGCCAGCGAGCAGCGCATCATCGACGAGATCCTCATCGAGACCGACGGCACCGAGAACAAGTCGCGCACCGGCGCCAACGCCATCCTGGGCGTCTCGCTGGCCGTCGCCAAGGCCGCCGCCGACAGCGCCGACCTTCCCCTGTTCCGCTACCTGGGCGGTCCCAACGCGCACCTGCTGCCCGTTCCGCTGTTCAACGTCATCAACGGTGGCGAGCACGCCGACAACGGCATCGACTTCCAGGAGTTCTTCCTGGCCCCCATCGGAGCCGAGACGTATGGCGAGTCCCTCCGCTGGGGTACCGAGGTCTACCACGTCCTCAAGGGCGAACTGAAGTCCGCGGGGTACAACACCGGACTCGGCGACGAGGGCGGCTTCGCCCCCGACCTGCCCAGCAACCGCGAGGGCCTCGACTTCCTGATCCGCGCGATCGAGAAGGCCGGCTTCACCCCGGGCAAGGACATCGCCGTCGGCCTCGACGTCGCCGCAACCGAGTTCTACAAGGACGGCGTCTACACCGTCGAGGGCAAGGAGTGGAGCGTCGACACCCTCGTCGACTACTTCGCCGATCTCGTCGCGAACTTCCCGATCGTCACCATCGAAGACGCCCTCGCCGAGGACGACTGGGACGGCTGGAAGAAGCTGACGGATGCCATCGGCTCCAAGGTGCAGCTCGTCGGTGACGACCTGTTCGTCACCAACCCGAAGCGCCTGCAGCAGGGCATCGACCTCGGCGTCGCCAACTCGCTGCTGGTCAAGGTCAACCAGATCGGCACGCTGTCCGAGACGCTCGATGCCATCTCGCTGGCGACCCGCTCGGGCTACACCTCGATGCTGTCGCACCGCTCGGGCGAGACCGAAGACACCACGATCGCCGACCTCGCCGTCGCCGTCAACGCCGGCCAGATCAAGACCGGCGCCCCCGCGCGCAGCGAGCGCGTCGCCAAGTACAACCAGCTGCTCCGCATCGAGGAAGACCTCGGCGACGCCGCGGTCTTCGCGGGCCGCTCGGCGTTCCCCCGTTTCAAGGGCTGA
- a CDS encoding FtsB family cell division protein, which translates to MQRPTLPPRRPVASEAPKAAKKTPKSAPKTTTRPVRSSARPTVEERRVDVREWLGRVRISGFVVIMLGLVVLGTFVLVPTVGTYMDQRQQIQALRSAVQLSQSEVADLQTQRDRWSDPAYIRTQARERLGYTFPGEVVYLIDNDLPASATPQEQDDVSGDVGQTRTDWMAQLVRSLTSSAATPVAVPDVTVGVPDPTPVPDAPAG; encoded by the coding sequence GTGCAGCGACCGACACTGCCTCCTCGACGCCCCGTGGCATCCGAGGCCCCGAAGGCGGCGAAGAAGACCCCGAAGAGCGCGCCGAAGACGACGACCCGACCGGTGCGCTCCTCGGCCCGGCCGACTGTCGAGGAACGCCGCGTCGACGTGCGCGAGTGGCTCGGACGCGTCCGCATCTCGGGTTTCGTCGTGATCATGCTCGGGCTCGTGGTGCTGGGCACCTTCGTGCTCGTGCCGACCGTGGGCACCTACATGGACCAGCGTCAGCAGATCCAGGCGCTCCGCAGTGCCGTGCAGCTGAGCCAGTCCGAGGTCGCCGATCTGCAGACGCAGCGCGACCGGTGGTCCGACCCCGCGTACATCCGGACGCAGGCGCGCGAGCGCCTCGGCTACACCTTTCCCGGCGAGGTCGTCTACCTGATCGACAACGACCTTCCGGCTTCAGCAACCCCTCAGGAGCAGGACGACGTCAGCGGCGACGTGGGCCAGACCCGCACCGACTGGATGGCGCAGCTCGTGCGCTCGCTCACATCGTCGGCGGCGACACCCGTTGCGGTTCCCGATGTCACGGTCGGCGTTCCCGACCCGACGCCCGTGCCGGACGCACCGGCGGGCTGA
- a CDS encoding DUF501 domain-containing protein has translation MTTATLPPASDADVAVLRSQLGRVPRGVVGIAARCVCGNPTVVATSPRLDDGSPFPTFYYLTHPAATAAMSVLEAGHVMKEFSDELAEDEELQQQYFAAHEAYLRDRAAYGEPEEIAGISAGGMPTRVKCLHALAGHALAAGPGVNPIGDRALARGTWSPERCQCESPGTGG, from the coding sequence ATGACTACCGCAACGCTCCCTCCCGCCTCCGACGCCGACGTGGCCGTGCTTCGATCCCAGCTCGGCCGTGTTCCGCGCGGAGTCGTGGGAATCGCTGCGCGCTGCGTGTGCGGCAATCCGACGGTGGTGGCGACCTCGCCGCGGCTCGACGACGGCAGTCCGTTCCCCACCTTTTACTACCTCACCCACCCCGCCGCGACTGCCGCGATGTCGGTGCTCGAGGCGGGCCACGTCATGAAGGAGTTCTCGGACGAGCTCGCCGAGGACGAAGAGCTGCAGCAGCAGTACTTCGCGGCGCACGAGGCGTACCTCCGCGACCGCGCCGCCTACGGCGAGCCCGAGGAGATCGCGGGCATCTCGGCCGGGGGCATGCCCACGCGCGTGAAGTGCCTGCACGCTCTCGCGGGTCACGCGCTGGCGGCGGGCCCCGGCGTCAACCCGATCGGCGACCGCGCCCTCGCGCGCGGCACCTGGTCGCCCGAGCGGTGCCAGTGCGAAAGCCCCGGGACAGGCGGATGA
- a CDS encoding S8 family serine peptidase, with the protein MKRVAAAVASVIVMTLLCGATAMPAMATTVPASASPQAPTNPVPEDPTDSVRAGEYWIDQYGVREAWKTTRGAGQKIAVIDTGIGRGPAEFNGAVVGGTDVSGVGASDGRTPVGAVDANHGSWVGSLAAARGTGNGRGMIGVAPEAELLSISVGFGASSAKPFTDQIADAIRWAVDNGATVINMSLTTNTLDWDTSWDTAFEYAFDHDVVIVVAAGNRGSGTDRVGAPATIPGVLAVGGVDPTGAASNDASTQGITIGLSAPSERLIGVSADGSLVQWNGTSGAAPIVAGIAALVRAAHPGMDANNVLNRLIQTAKPAAGASARPDKLYGYGLVDAAAAVSARVETVSENPLGSLKEWIRLYRRADSQPSPEPTSTPVVIPPLPPVEAAPAAGSPLLPSRDSVLYGSLPLGAATLAAIMIALGVTAAARRIRQARASREPSRTTNEESLTS; encoded by the coding sequence ATGAAGCGCGTCGCCGCCGCCGTGGCATCCGTCATCGTGATGACGCTGCTGTGCGGCGCGACGGCGATGCCCGCGATGGCCACGACGGTTCCCGCATCGGCCTCGCCCCAGGCACCGACGAACCCCGTGCCGGAGGATCCCACGGACTCGGTCCGTGCCGGCGAGTACTGGATCGACCAGTACGGCGTGCGCGAGGCATGGAAGACCACCCGCGGCGCAGGCCAGAAGATCGCGGTCATCGACACCGGTATCGGACGCGGTCCCGCCGAGTTCAACGGGGCGGTCGTCGGCGGAACCGACGTGTCGGGCGTGGGGGCCTCCGATGGACGCACCCCGGTGGGGGCGGTCGACGCCAACCACGGCAGCTGGGTGGGCTCGCTCGCCGCAGCCCGCGGGACCGGCAACGGCCGCGGCATGATCGGCGTCGCGCCCGAGGCCGAGCTGCTGTCGATCTCGGTCGGCTTCGGAGCCTCGAGCGCGAAACCCTTCACGGACCAGATCGCGGATGCCATCCGCTGGGCGGTCGACAACGGTGCGACCGTCATCAACATGTCGTTGACGACGAACACTCTCGACTGGGACACCAGCTGGGACACGGCGTTCGAGTACGCCTTCGACCACGACGTGGTGATCGTGGTGGCCGCCGGCAACCGGGGGAGCGGCACCGACCGCGTGGGGGCCCCGGCTACCATCCCCGGCGTGCTGGCCGTCGGCGGCGTCGATCCGACCGGCGCGGCGAGCAATGACGCGTCGACCCAGGGCATCACGATCGGTCTCTCCGCCCCGAGCGAGCGGCTCATCGGCGTCTCGGCGGACGGTTCGCTGGTGCAGTGGAACGGTACGAGCGGCGCGGCTCCCATCGTCGCCGGTATCGCGGCCCTCGTTCGCGCCGCGCATCCCGGAATGGATGCCAACAACGTCCTGAACCGCCTGATCCAGACGGCGAAGCCGGCTGCCGGCGCCTCGGCTCGTCCCGACAAGCTGTACGGCTACGGCCTGGTGGATGCCGCGGCCGCGGTGTCGGCGCGGGTCGAGACCGTATCGGAGAACCCGCTCGGAAGCTTGAAGGAATGGATCCGTCTGTATCGACGTGCGGATTCGCAGCCCTCGCCGGAGCCGACCTCGACGCCGGTGGTCATCCCGCCGCTCCCGCCCGTCGAGGCGGCGCCCGCTGCGGGCTCGCCCCTGCTGCCGTCTCGCGATAGCGTGCTCTACGGGTCGCTGCCGCTCGGTGCTGCCACACTGGCCGCTATAATGATTGCGCTCGGTGTCACTGCTGCTGCCCGGCGAATCCGACAGGCGCGCGCCTCCCGCGAGCCGAGCCGCACCACAAACGAGGAGTCCCTCACATCGTGA
- a CDS encoding NAD(P)/FAD-dependent oxidoreductase, whose protein sequence is MPRILIVGGGYAGFYTAWKLEKLLGRGEAEVTLVDPLPYMTYQPFLPEVAAGEIEPRHVVVGLRRHLKRTTVIAGKVTGISHATKTATITPIAGDDTFEQSYDHIVVTAGAVSRTFPIPGIADNAIGLKTIEEAVAIRDRLTSNFDKASVLPAGPERDRLLTVVVVGGGFAGIEVFAELRAYASSLLKQYPTLAFDDTHFHLIEAMGRIMPEVSQKTSEWVLADLAKKGAFVHLDTQVKGAVDGVVELSTGENLPTDLIIWTAGVMANPTVVRGSDLPVEERGRIRTRPDLRVGTDEEIVEGAWAAGDVSAVPDLSGGGVGGFCVPNAQHAVRQGKLMAKNLVAVLRGEEPKEYNHKNLGAVAGLGLYNGAFQSGNIALTGLIAWFAHRGYHGLAMPTWERKFRVIGDWMQNFVHGREVVSLEAVQKPRAAFEEFAARPRPAAPAAETPAAPAEKKAEPVAAK, encoded by the coding sequence GTGCCCAGAATCCTCATCGTCGGTGGGGGCTATGCAGGTTTCTACACCGCCTGGAAGCTCGAGAAGCTGCTCGGCCGAGGCGAGGCCGAAGTCACGCTCGTCGACCCGCTGCCGTACATGACGTACCAGCCCTTCCTCCCCGAGGTCGCTGCGGGCGAGATCGAGCCCCGCCACGTCGTGGTCGGCCTCCGCCGCCACCTCAAGCGCACCACGGTCATCGCGGGCAAGGTCACGGGCATCTCGCACGCCACCAAGACCGCGACGATCACGCCGATCGCCGGTGACGACACCTTCGAGCAGAGCTACGACCACATCGTCGTCACCGCCGGTGCTGTCTCGCGCACCTTCCCGATCCCCGGCATCGCCGACAACGCGATCGGGCTCAAGACCATCGAAGAGGCCGTTGCGATCCGTGACCGCCTCACGTCGAACTTCGACAAGGCGTCGGTCCTTCCCGCCGGTCCGGAGCGCGACCGTCTGCTGACCGTCGTCGTCGTCGGTGGCGGCTTCGCCGGTATCGAGGTCTTCGCCGAGCTTCGCGCCTACGCGTCTTCGCTGCTCAAGCAGTACCCGACGCTGGCATTCGATGACACGCACTTCCACCTCATCGAAGCCATGGGCCGCATCATGCCCGAGGTCTCGCAGAAGACGAGCGAGTGGGTTCTCGCCGACCTCGCGAAGAAGGGTGCCTTCGTGCACCTCGACACGCAGGTCAAGGGTGCCGTCGATGGCGTCGTCGAGCTGTCGACGGGCGAGAACCTGCCGACCGACCTGATCATCTGGACCGCCGGCGTCATGGCCAACCCCACGGTCGTCCGCGGCAGCGACCTGCCCGTCGAGGAGCGCGGTCGCATCCGCACCCGCCCCGACCTGCGTGTCGGTACCGATGAAGAGATCGTCGAGGGAGCCTGGGCCGCCGGTGACGTGTCGGCCGTGCCCGATCTGTCGGGTGGCGGCGTGGGCGGCTTCTGCGTTCCGAACGCTCAGCACGCGGTCCGCCAGGGCAAGCTCATGGCGAAGAACCTCGTGGCCGTGCTCCGCGGCGAGGAGCCCAAGGAGTACAACCACAAGAACCTCGGCGCCGTCGCCGGCCTGGGTCTGTACAACGGCGCGTTCCAGTCGGGCAACATCGCCCTGACCGGTCTGATCGCCTGGTTCGCACACCGCGGCTACCACGGTCTCGCCATGCCCACGTGGGAGCGCAAGTTCCGCGTGATCGGCGACTGGATGCAGAACTTCGTCCACGGCCGCGAGGTCGTGTCGCTCGAGGCCGTGCAGAAGCCTCGCGCCGCGTTCGAGGAGTTCGCCGCTCGCCCGCGTCCGGCGGCCCCCGCCGCCGAGACGCCCGCAGCGCCGGCTGAGAAGAAGGCGGAGCCCGTCGCGGCCAAGTAA
- a CDS encoding LemA family protein encodes MWEWLVPVIVIVGILVIAGIYLWATYNSLVALNVRVDEAWSDITVQLKRRADLLPNLIETVKGYAAHEKAVFENVTRARAETLSAQSPAEAGVAEGHMQQALKSLFAVAEAYPQLQASQNFLQLQHSIVDTEDKIQASRRFYNGGVRELNTKIKVFPNNLFARQLGFHEREFFEVIDGAAIAEPPRVQF; translated from the coding sequence ATGTGGGAGTGGCTCGTACCGGTCATCGTGATCGTCGGCATTCTGGTCATCGCTGGCATCTACCTGTGGGCCACCTACAACAGCCTCGTCGCGCTCAATGTGCGCGTCGACGAGGCGTGGAGCGACATCACGGTTCAGCTCAAACGTCGCGCCGACCTGCTGCCGAACTTGATCGAGACGGTGAAGGGCTACGCGGCGCACGAGAAGGCCGTGTTCGAGAACGTCACGCGCGCTCGGGCCGAGACGCTGTCGGCGCAGAGCCCCGCCGAAGCCGGGGTCGCTGAAGGACACATGCAGCAGGCGCTGAAGTCGCTGTTCGCAGTCGCCGAGGCGTACCCGCAGCTCCAGGCGAGCCAGAACTTCCTGCAGCTCCAGCACTCGATCGTCGACACCGAGGACAAGATCCAGGCATCGCGCCGGTTCTACAACGGCGGCGTACGCGAGTTGAACACCAAGATCAAGGTGTTCCCGAACAACCTCTTCGCCCGTCAGCTCGGCTTCCACGAGCGGGAGTTCTTCGAGGTCATCGACGGCGCAGCGATCGCCGAACCGCCACGCGTGCAGTTCTGA
- a CDS encoding winged helix-turn-helix domain-containing protein, with protein sequence MTTTLRRADARRIALAAQGFARPRPDTVGTRQITGALQRMRILQIDSVNVFSRSHYMPLFARLGPYDPALLDKLAFSRRPKWVESWAHVASLVSVDDWPLLQFRRDELRAKYERDAWAEANQPLLRWLRDELADRGPLRPAEIEHDARSGSRGSWWGWDDVKNGLERLWLFGDVAIAGRRGFERRYALVSDVLPPAALETSVPRAEAIRELVRRAAIAYGVATAADLADYWRIRDRPAVMAGIRDLVDAGELIPVSVEGWQVAGPPAKAWLHRDAARPRKVDAAAILTPFDPVVWFRDRAERLFDFDYRIEIYTPAPQRRFGYYSLPVLVGDDIVGRIDLKADRASRALRVQSAWWERGAPSNAAERLAAELLTAARWQGLDRVTVSRWGDAAEDLAGALRAERHEHPDGRVN encoded by the coding sequence ATGACCACGACGCTCCGCCGCGCCGACGCTCGCCGCATCGCCCTGGCAGCTCAGGGCTTCGCCCGGCCGCGCCCCGACACGGTGGGAACGCGTCAGATCACCGGTGCGCTGCAGCGCATGCGCATCCTGCAGATCGACTCCGTCAACGTCTTCTCCCGCTCGCACTACATGCCCCTGTTCGCGCGGTTGGGCCCCTACGACCCCGCACTGCTCGACAAGCTCGCCTTCTCGCGCAGGCCGAAATGGGTCGAATCCTGGGCGCACGTGGCATCCCTCGTCTCGGTCGACGACTGGCCCCTGCTGCAGTTCCGTCGGGACGAGCTCCGGGCCAAGTACGAGCGCGACGCGTGGGCCGAGGCGAACCAGCCGCTTCTGCGGTGGTTGCGCGACGAGCTGGCCGACCGCGGTCCACTCCGTCCCGCCGAGATCGAACACGACGCCCGCAGCGGCTCTCGCGGCTCCTGGTGGGGGTGGGACGACGTCAAGAACGGCCTGGAGCGCCTCTGGTTGTTCGGCGATGTCGCCATCGCCGGCCGACGCGGCTTCGAGCGGCGCTACGCCCTCGTCTCCGATGTCCTTCCACCGGCGGCGCTCGAGACCTCCGTTCCCCGCGCCGAGGCGATCAGAGAGCTCGTGCGTCGCGCCGCCATCGCGTACGGCGTCGCCACGGCGGCCGACCTCGCCGACTACTGGCGCATCCGCGATCGACCGGCGGTGATGGCCGGCATCCGCGATCTGGTCGACGCCGGCGAGCTCATCCCCGTCTCTGTCGAGGGCTGGCAGGTCGCCGGTCCACCGGCCAAGGCATGGCTGCACCGCGACGCCGCCCGGCCGCGCAAGGTCGATGCCGCAGCCATCCTCACCCCGTTCGACCCCGTGGTGTGGTTCCGCGACCGCGCCGAGCGGCTGTTCGACTTCGACTACCGCATCGAGATCTACACCCCCGCGCCGCAACGCCGCTTCGGCTACTACTCGCTGCCCGTCCTCGTGGGAGACGACATCGTGGGACGCATCGATCTCAAGGCCGACCGCGCGTCACGCGCTCTGCGCGTTCAGTCCGCGTGGTGGGAGCGCGGGGCGCCGTCGAACGCCGCCGAGCGCCTCGCCGCGGAGCTGCTCACGGCGGCGCGCTGGCAGGGCCTCGACCGCGTCACGGTCTCGCGGTGGGGCGACGCGGCGGAAGATCTGGCCGGGGCCCTGCGCGCCGAGCGGCACGAACACCCCGACGGTCGCGTCAACTGA
- a CDS encoding AI-2E family transporter: protein MSGTGPDERGSFLDALKRRTVSSDLQPPVPPGLRQATAYAWRLLVIAAALAVVIFVVIQLKLLVIPLLVAVLISALVWPGFSFLLRHRWPKWLAIIVTVLGTLAIIAGLVWVAVWQISRQFGSVRKQTEASVQQFREYLISGPLHLSAQQIDDGLTRAGTFLQQQGEVIWTGALTIGSTIGHVATGVLLTLFILLCLLADGGGIWRWTTRLFPRAARPAVDGAGRAGWRTIKSYARTQLLVATIDAIGIGLGAFLLGVPLSIPIGVLVFLGAFIPFVGAVATGALAVFIALVYNGPLIALFMLIVVLGVQQFESHVLHPILMGSAVKVHPLAVVLVVAGGAMIGGIAGALFAVPLAAFVNVVAVYLSTKAWKRDGETLASPDLIWRTVPRERGRRS, encoded by the coding sequence ATGAGCGGAACCGGTCCCGACGAGCGAGGGTCCTTCCTCGACGCCCTCAAGCGGCGCACCGTGTCGAGTGACCTGCAGCCGCCCGTCCCACCGGGTCTGCGGCAGGCGACAGCGTACGCGTGGCGGTTGCTGGTGATCGCCGCGGCGCTCGCGGTGGTGATCTTCGTCGTTATCCAGCTGAAGCTGCTGGTGATCCCGCTGCTGGTCGCCGTGCTGATCTCGGCACTGGTGTGGCCCGGGTTCTCTTTCCTGCTGCGGCACCGCTGGCCGAAGTGGCTCGCCATCATCGTCACGGTGCTGGGCACGCTCGCGATCATCGCGGGTCTGGTGTGGGTCGCCGTGTGGCAGATCTCGCGGCAGTTCGGGTCGGTGCGCAAGCAGACCGAGGCATCCGTCCAGCAATTCCGCGAGTACTTGATCAGCGGCCCCCTGCATCTGAGCGCTCAGCAGATCGACGACGGGCTCACGCGGGCGGGGACCTTCCTGCAGCAGCAGGGCGAGGTCATTTGGACCGGGGCCCTCACGATCGGCTCCACCATCGGGCACGTCGCGACCGGCGTGCTGTTGACGCTCTTCATCCTGCTGTGCCTGCTCGCCGACGGGGGCGGCATCTGGCGGTGGACGACGCGCCTCTTCCCGCGCGCCGCCCGACCAGCGGTCGACGGTGCAGGTCGCGCCGGCTGGCGGACCATCAAGAGCTACGCCCGCACCCAACTGCTCGTCGCGACGATCGACGCGATCGGCATCGGTCTCGGCGCCTTCCTGCTCGGCGTGCCCCTGTCGATCCCGATCGGTGTGCTCGTCTTCCTCGGCGCGTTCATCCCGTTCGTCGGCGCGGTCGCGACCGGGGCGCTCGCGGTCTTCATCGCCCTCGTCTACAACGGCCCGCTCATCGCCCTGTTCATGCTCATCGTCGTCCTCGGGGTACAGCAGTTCGAGAGCCATGTGCTCCACCCGATCCTGATGGGCTCGGCCGTCAAGGTGCACCCTCTCGCGGTGGTGCTCGTCGTCGCAGGAGGCGCGATGATCGGCGGCATCGCCGGCGCCCTGTTCGCGGTTCCCCTCGCCGCATTCGTCAACGTCGTCGCCGTCTACCTCAGCACGAAAGCGTGGAAGCGCGACGGTGAGACCCTGGCATCCCCGGATCTGATCTGGCGGACCGTCCCGCGCGAGCGCGGAAGGAGATCATGA